The sequence below is a genomic window from Aminivibrio sp..
TCGATGAGGAGCACGTCGCCGCACCCGGCCTCCTTCGCCGCCACGGCCGCCGCGAGACCTGCAGGTCCACCGCCGATGACCACCACGTCCCTGCGGACCGCGGGAATTGATTTCTTCGCGCCGCTCATCGGGCAGCTCCTCCCTTCTCCGGCCGGACATTGCCCACGAAGAGGGGCGACCCGGCGCCTCTCATCAGGAAATCCTCCGGCTTCCAGCCGAACTCGTCCCGAAGGATTCTCGTAATGCGGGGAACGCAGAATCCCCCCTGGCAGCGGCCCATGGAGGCCCGGGCCCTGTACTTTATGCTCACCAGCGTCCTGGCGCCGAGAGGATTGGCGATGGCGTCCAGGATCTCCTGCTTGGTGATCTTTTCGCACCGGCAGATGATCT
It includes:
- a CDS encoding (2Fe-2S)-binding protein, giving the protein IICRCEKITKQEILDAIANPLGARTLVSIKYRARASMGRCQGGFCVPRITRILRDEFGWKPEDFLMRGAGSPLFVGNVRPEKGGAAR